The Flavobacteriales bacterium genome includes a window with the following:
- a CDS encoding tetratricopeptide repeat protein, protein MHSDSEQEREDERLNECVVRFEHMLANDDQYYFDVEDMENLIEHYMESLELEKAWKVLELASNQHPHSSEFELKRADILALKGDYEEAMKSIQLLEAIMPNNPDMLITKGGIFSKLGKHEQAVEIFNRALESAEHTVDIRLMLSYEYQSLGNQAEALSQLKLGLLESPEDNGLIYEISFLFDSMNETEAAIEFFTKYLDDHPYQYNAWYNLATFYMKKKDFENAIWALDLCLAVNEKHMMAQQEIGDCYLEVENWDKAEEHFNEVLLIDEDNADALIGIAECSEGREDYDLAFERYKEIAESDAFHAEAWYGMAVVREKQERYEECLPYIEKALEVDATDPEYWNFYADLKEHTGDYEDAIDALEKATSLNPEDLRYWISKAELTFNHVDRELGAETLMEALKVNPENAELHYHEAAFLLAMGQVSEGLNFLQNGLELDFSKHLLLFEQYPEAVNMPRVMDLIQIYGQ, encoded by the coding sequence ATGCATTCTGATTCGGAACAAGAAAGGGAGGACGAGCGATTGAACGAGTGTGTTGTGCGTTTCGAGCACATGCTCGCAAATGACGACCAGTATTATTTTGACGTTGAGGACATGGAAAACCTCATTGAGCACTACATGGAAAGTCTCGAACTCGAAAAGGCGTGGAAAGTACTTGAGCTTGCATCGAACCAACACCCGCACAGCAGCGAATTTGAACTGAAACGTGCCGACATTCTTGCCTTGAAAGGCGATTATGAAGAAGCGATGAAATCCATCCAATTGTTGGAGGCCATCATGCCGAACAATCCTGATATGCTGATTACCAAAGGCGGCATCTTCAGCAAGTTGGGAAAGCATGAACAAGCGGTTGAGATTTTCAATCGTGCATTGGAATCTGCGGAACACACCGTTGATATTCGGTTGATGCTTTCGTACGAATATCAGTCCTTGGGAAATCAGGCGGAAGCCTTGAGCCAACTGAAACTCGGATTGCTCGAAAGTCCTGAGGACAACGGGTTGATCTATGAAATCAGCTTCCTTTTCGATAGCATGAACGAGACCGAAGCGGCCATCGAGTTCTTCACCAAGTATTTGGATGACCATCCGTACCAGTACAACGCATGGTACAACTTGGCCACCTTCTACATGAAAAAGAAGGATTTCGAGAATGCCATTTGGGCTCTCGACCTGTGCTTAGCAGTGAACGAGAAGCACATGATGGCGCAGCAGGAGATCGGTGATTGCTATTTGGAGGTCGAAAATTGGGACAAGGCCGAAGAGCACTTCAATGAAGTGCTTCTCATCGATGAGGATAATGCTGATGCGTTGATCGGTATCGCTGAGTGTTCGGAAGGACGTGAAGATTACGACCTCGCGTTTGAACGCTACAAGGAAATTGCAGAATCAGATGCATTTCATGCGGAAGCGTGGTATGGAATGGCGGTTGTACGCGAAAAGCAGGAGCGTTATGAAGAGTGTCTGCCTTACATTGAAAAGGCGCTTGAAGTTGATGCTACCGACCCCGAATACTGGAATTTCTATGCGGATCTGAAGGAACATACGGGCGATTATGAAGATGCCATTGATGCCCTGGAAAAGGCGACCTCATTGAATCCAGAAGACCTCCGTTATTGGATTTCCAAAGCTGAATTGACCTTTAACCACGTTGATCGCGAATTGGGAGCTGAAACGCTGATGGAAGCGCTGAAAGTGAATCCTGAAAATGCTGAATTGCACTATCACGAAGCAGCATTTTTGCTGGCAATGGGGCAGGTTTCTGAGGGTTTGAACTTCCTCCAGAACGGGTTGGAATTGGATTTCAGCAAACATCTACTTTTGTTCGAGCAATATCCCGAGGCGGTGAACATGCCAAGGGTTATGGATCTCATTCAGATCTACGGACAGTAA
- the glmM gene encoding phosphoglucosamine mutase, whose translation MTLIKSISGIRGTIGGKVGDGLTPLDVVKFTSAYAEFLKKRAGKSDLSVVVGRDARISGEMVSSLVIGTLTGCGIDVVDLGLSTTPTVEVAVPAEKADGGIILTASHNPKQWNALKLLNEKGEFISGEDGAELLAIAESEAFDYAQVDKLGEVRKVDDYIERHIQMILDLPLVDVDVIRKRSFHVAIDCVNSTGGIALPKLLKALGVEKVTALYVEPTGQFPHNPEPLPEHLTELSSTIKKSKADVGFVVDPDVDRLAMVCEDGDMFGEEYTLVAVADYVLSQAKGNTVSNLSSTRALRDVTEKAGGSYAAAAVGEVNVVTMMKDTNAIIGGEGNGGIIYPELHYGRDALVGIALFLTHLAKTGKTASQLRASYPNYHISKNKIELTPETDVDGILKEMEKNYSSRPVNTIDGVKIEFDKEWVHLRKSNTEPIIRIYSESENESTANNLANKIIADIKELMRAKAE comes from the coding sequence ATGACATTGATCAAATCCATTTCAGGAATTCGGGGAACTATTGGAGGAAAAGTGGGCGATGGCCTCACTCCGCTTGACGTGGTGAAATTCACTTCAGCTTATGCTGAATTTCTCAAGAAACGTGCGGGCAAGTCCGATTTAAGTGTAGTTGTCGGACGGGATGCGCGTATCTCAGGAGAAATGGTGAGCAGCTTGGTAATTGGAACGCTTACTGGTTGCGGCATTGATGTGGTTGACCTTGGACTTTCCACCACACCAACGGTGGAAGTAGCCGTTCCAGCCGAGAAAGCCGATGGCGGAATCATCCTTACAGCAAGTCACAACCCGAAACAATGGAACGCGCTGAAGCTTTTGAATGAGAAAGGTGAGTTCATTTCGGGTGAAGATGGTGCGGAGCTTCTTGCTATTGCTGAAAGTGAGGCGTTTGATTATGCTCAGGTTGATAAGCTTGGCGAGGTTCGAAAAGTGGATGATTACATCGAGCGTCACATTCAAATGATTCTTGATCTGCCATTGGTTGATGTCGATGTAATTCGCAAACGGAGTTTCCATGTGGCCATCGACTGCGTGAATTCAACAGGTGGAATTGCGCTTCCAAAGCTGTTGAAGGCCTTGGGAGTTGAAAAAGTGACAGCATTATATGTGGAACCGACAGGTCAGTTTCCACATAACCCCGAACCGCTGCCCGAGCATTTGACAGAGCTTTCCTCAACCATCAAGAAAAGCAAAGCTGATGTGGGTTTTGTGGTCGATCCTGATGTTGACCGTTTGGCGATGGTCTGCGAGGATGGCGACATGTTCGGTGAAGAATACACACTCGTTGCGGTGGCAGATTATGTACTTAGCCAAGCCAAGGGAAATACGGTTTCCAATCTTTCAAGCACCAGAGCGCTTCGTGATGTGACCGAAAAGGCGGGCGGCTCTTACGCTGCGGCTGCAGTTGGCGAGGTGAACGTGGTGACCATGATGAAAGACACGAACGCTATCATTGGTGGCGAAGGAAACGGTGGTATCATCTATCCTGAATTGCATTATGGACGTGATGCGCTTGTCGGTATCGCACTATTCCTCACGCATTTGGCAAAGACGGGTAAAACAGCAAGTCAATTGCGCGCTTCGTATCCTAACTATCACATTTCTAAGAATAAGATCGAGCTGACGCCTGAAACGGATGTGGATGGAATCCTGAAAGAAATGGAGAAGAATTACAGCTCGCGGCCAGTCAATACGATCGATGGCGTGAAGATCGAGTTCGACAAGGAATGGGTGCATTTGCGCAAGTCGAATACGGAACCGATCATCCGTATTTACAGCGAAAGTGAAAACGAAAGCACGGCCAATAATTTGGCAAACAAGATTATTGCAGACATCAAGGAATTGATGCGTGCCAAGGCGGAGTAA
- a CDS encoding aminotransferase class V-fold PLP-dependent enzyme: MSIYLDNAATTQMDSEVIDAMTEVMKNIYGNPSSVHGFGRQARAEIEKARRKVASFLKVSPAEIFFTSGGTEADNMAILCSIRDLGVKRIVTSKLEHHAVLHSVEAAEAKDHVEVAYVKLSEKGHIDLNHLEELLQSGEKTLVSLMHANNEIGNLIDLKKVSELCRKHGAYFHSDTVQTMCHYAFDLSELDIDFITASAHKFHGPKGIGFLYINSNVRIKPMIHGGAQERNMRGGTENIYGIVGLAKAMEVSFENLEEHKRYVQSLKTYMLERLKDAIPAIEFNGDAEGNSLYTVLNVSFPDTPISEMLLFNLDILGISASGGSACSSGSNVGSHVLAALEIDHKRPAIRFSFSKFNTKEEIDITVEKLAELFSKQSVGS, encoded by the coding sequence ATGAGCATCTATCTCGATAACGCGGCCACCACACAAATGGACTCTGAGGTCATTGATGCGATGACCGAAGTGATGAAGAACATTTACGGAAACCCATCCTCTGTTCACGGATTTGGTCGTCAGGCGCGTGCCGAAATAGAGAAGGCGAGGAGGAAGGTCGCTTCGTTTCTTAAGGTTTCGCCTGCTGAGATCTTCTTCACTTCTGGTGGCACGGAGGCCGACAACATGGCCATTCTGTGCAGCATCCGTGATCTGGGTGTGAAACGTATCGTCACTTCTAAGTTGGAGCATCATGCGGTACTTCATTCGGTGGAAGCTGCCGAAGCGAAAGACCATGTGGAAGTAGCGTATGTCAAACTCTCGGAGAAAGGGCATATCGACCTGAACCATTTGGAGGAATTGCTTCAAAGCGGTGAAAAGACCTTGGTCTCGTTGATGCATGCCAATAACGAGATCGGAAACCTCATCGATCTTAAAAAAGTGTCTGAACTCTGTAGAAAGCATGGTGCATATTTCCATTCAGATACAGTTCAAACCATGTGTCATTACGCGTTTGATCTATCAGAATTGGATATTGACTTTATCACCGCATCAGCGCATAAGTTCCATGGCCCGAAAGGCATCGGCTTTCTGTACATCAATTCAAATGTTCGTATCAAACCAATGATCCATGGTGGAGCGCAAGAGCGTAACATGCGCGGTGGAACCGAAAACATTTACGGTATTGTTGGTTTGGCCAAAGCCATGGAAGTGTCATTCGAGAATCTGGAAGAGCATAAGCGATATGTACAGAGTCTGAAGACTTATATGTTGGAACGACTGAAAGACGCCATTCCAGCAATAGAGTTCAACGGTGATGCAGAGGGAAACTCGCTTTACACAGTTCTAAATGTCAGCTTTCCCGATACTCCTATTTCGGAGATGTTGCTTTTCAACCTTGATATTTTAGGAATTTCAGCCTCAGGCGGAAGTGCCTGTTCATCAGGAAGCAATGTGGGTTCGCATGTGCTTGCGGCACTCGAAATAGACCACAAGCGCCCAGCCATCCGTTTCTCATTCAGCAAATTCAATACAAAAGAAGAGATTGACATTACGGTGGAGAAACTTGCAGAGCTATTCTCCAAGCAGTCGGTAGGCTCTTAA
- a CDS encoding T9SS type A sorting domain-containing protein, translating into MKKSLLFILGLAGTTFSVIGQNQQPPNPSFETWETLPGPISNTYVEPENWNTSNECTAIINQFSVSKSSDAHTGSFSAKLETKSSSFPGVIINGVLTTADMICLAQGGGQEGGIAYTQEMTPDSIVVWYKYAPATGDSAYSQIMFLANNDQDTVSYTRVNIVGNASEWTRLSAPLNPTTGTPEKLSLFFSSSYGDGSQGQAVVGSVLFVDDVELIYNPAGINDDYNNSKWNVYPNPVINELNVSVAPGQKGKLEILDVTGKRVRLVKVSEATRKIDVSQLATGIYLYQFKDLNDRPIRTGKLMVNP; encoded by the coding sequence ATGAAAAAATCATTACTCTTTATATTGGGGCTTGCTGGCACAACCTTTTCGGTCATCGGCCAGAACCAACAGCCACCTAATCCAAGCTTTGAAACGTGGGAAACACTTCCTGGTCCAATTTCCAATACCTACGTTGAGCCTGAGAACTGGAACACTTCCAACGAGTGCACGGCCATCATCAACCAGTTTTCGGTAAGTAAATCGAGCGATGCTCATACTGGCAGTTTCTCCGCAAAGTTGGAAACTAAAAGCAGTTCGTTTCCTGGTGTTATTATCAATGGAGTTCTTACTACGGCAGATATGATCTGTTTGGCTCAGGGCGGTGGGCAGGAAGGTGGTATTGCTTACACGCAGGAAATGACACCGGATAGTATCGTTGTCTGGTACAAGTATGCTCCAGCAACCGGAGATTCAGCCTACTCGCAGATCATGTTCTTGGCCAATAACGATCAGGACACCGTTTCGTACACGCGAGTGAATATTGTAGGAAACGCATCAGAGTGGACAAGACTTTCCGCTCCTTTGAACCCGACAACTGGAACTCCTGAGAAATTGAGTCTGTTCTTCAGTTCAAGCTACGGAGATGGTTCTCAGGGTCAGGCCGTTGTGGGGTCGGTACTTTTTGTGGATGACGTGGAGCTCATTTACAATCCGGCAGGGATAAATGATGATTACAACAATTCCAAGTGGAATGTTTACCCGAATCCGGTGATCAATGAATTGAACGTGAGTGTGGCACCAGGGCAAAAAGGCAAATTGGAGATTCTGGATGTGACGGGTAAGCGTGTGAGACTTGTGAAAGTTTCAGAAGCTACCAGAAAGATCGATGTAAGTCAATTGGCAACTGGAATTTACCTGTATCAATTCAAAGATCTGAATGATCGACCGATCCGAACCGGTAAATTGATGGTAAATCCTTAG
- a CDS encoding TonB-dependent receptor: MRKVLSILLAGFSIGNAVAQDTGTLSGTVYDEETEETVIGAHIVSLEDHTIGASSDIEGNYFFTMPVGRHKVICSYTGMEPDTIEVTIEKGRKTVQNFTLGMHSEQLGTVVVSAGKFEQKLEELTVTMNVMKPEIIENRNSTNITSALEQTPGLTIMDEEPQIRSGSGYSFGVGSRVAILVDDLPILNGDIGKAEWSFIPIENVEQIEVIKGASSVLYGSSALSGTINVRTAYPKDKPLTKVNLYTGFRSAILSDDASFGTRFANFFGLDASKANGMKWWDGVANFSGMNFLHSRKIKQLDLVIGGNFLYDYGYLGPQMPLAQLDSFRASYPLTLSGYVNQQDPTDTIKDISNKDVRELRGRFNFNLRYRNKKVSGLNYGLNGNFMRSSKNFSLVWQATERNSDGRYRSYPGTMTLTEIFTFYIDPFINYLTSRGVRHTLRSRILYNNSNNSNNQSVQSTVYFGEYQIQRTFSKMRDLNMIAGVAGSYTHSKSQIFVGGNPSGINNAKNFSMYMQLDKKFFKVLNLSGGVRGEYFQINSTEFVVKPVFRMGLSWKAGRESYVRYSYGQGYRFPTIAEKYILTTSGGLGVFPNPDLKPETSWNMELGFKQGFKLGKFFGYFDFVGFWQEYQNTVQFVMGRYDPNVILPGFKFLNTGRTRVRGIETSVMGGGQFTKSFGMNLIVGYVYTLPEAVNPEQVFYTDTTGGTLQQFTHYSTSIDSTKILKYRFQHLVNLDIEFKYRKWALGYTFRYYSYMKNVDKILYALDSSIKEAYGPDQFDTGIINYRGDHEATDWQNQTDPKYTIADKHHGNYVMDARLSFQVNEWLKAAFIVNNMLNRSYSLRPLKMEQPRTASIQFTVKV, encoded by the coding sequence ATGCGGAAAGTCTTATCCATATTACTTGCAGGATTTTCAATTGGAAACGCTGTGGCGCAAGACACAGGAACACTCTCAGGCACCGTTTACGATGAGGAAACGGAAGAGACGGTCATCGGGGCACATATCGTATCGTTGGAAGATCATACAATAGGTGCATCTTCAGATATTGAAGGGAACTATTTCTTTACGATGCCTGTGGGCAGACACAAGGTGATCTGTTCCTACACAGGAATGGAGCCGGATACAATAGAGGTAACTATTGAGAAAGGGAGAAAGACCGTCCAGAATTTCACACTCGGCATGCATTCGGAGCAGTTGGGTACCGTGGTTGTCTCTGCCGGAAAGTTTGAGCAGAAACTGGAGGAGTTGACCGTGACCATGAATGTGATGAAGCCTGAGATCATCGAGAATCGGAACTCCACCAACATCACATCAGCACTTGAACAAACTCCCGGGCTCACGATCATGGATGAAGAACCACAGATCCGCAGTGGTAGTGGCTACAGTTTCGGTGTTGGTAGCCGTGTGGCCATTCTGGTAGATGACCTGCCAATATTGAACGGAGACATCGGAAAGGCAGAATGGAGTTTCATTCCGATAGAGAATGTGGAACAGATCGAAGTGATAAAAGGTGCTTCATCTGTGCTTTACGGATCTTCTGCGCTCAGTGGCACCATTAATGTGCGAACAGCTTACCCGAAAGATAAGCCGCTTACGAAAGTGAACTTGTATACGGGATTCAGAAGCGCCATCTTGAGCGATGATGCGTCATTCGGTACGCGCTTTGCCAATTTCTTTGGACTGGATGCATCGAAAGCCAACGGTATGAAATGGTGGGACGGTGTGGCAAATTTCTCGGGTATGAACTTCCTTCACTCAAGAAAGATCAAACAGCTCGATCTTGTGATCGGTGGAAACTTCCTCTACGATTACGGATACCTCGGACCACAGATGCCGTTGGCGCAACTGGATTCGTTCAGAGCTTCATATCCGCTCACGCTTTCCGGTTATGTGAATCAACAGGATCCGACCGATACGATAAAGGATATTTCAAATAAGGATGTCCGAGAACTAAGGGGAAGATTCAATTTCAACTTGCGATACCGTAACAAAAAGGTGAGTGGATTGAACTATGGATTGAACGGTAACTTCATGCGTAGCAGCAAGAACTTCTCATTGGTGTGGCAGGCAACTGAGCGCAACAGTGATGGCAGATATCGTTCCTATCCTGGAACGATGACGCTGACGGAGATCTTCACATTCTATATAGATCCATTCATCAATTACCTTACATCCAGAGGTGTTAGGCATACGCTGCGTTCGCGCATTCTTTACAACAACAGCAATAATTCCAATAATCAATCCGTACAGAGTACGGTTTATTTCGGAGAGTATCAGATTCAACGCACATTCAGCAAGATGCGCGACCTGAATATGATCGCAGGTGTTGCGGGAAGCTATACACATTCCAAGTCGCAGATCTTTGTTGGCGGAAATCCTTCAGGAATCAATAATGCCAAGAACTTCAGCATGTATATGCAATTGGACAAGAAGTTCTTTAAAGTCCTGAACCTGTCTGGTGGTGTTCGTGGCGAGTACTTCCAGATAAATTCCACCGAGTTTGTGGTAAAACCTGTTTTCCGAATGGGACTGAGTTGGAAAGCTGGTCGCGAGAGTTACGTCCGTTACTCGTATGGTCAAGGCTATCGTTTCCCGACCATTGCCGAAAAGTACATTCTCACTACTTCTGGTGGATTGGGTGTATTCCCAAATCCGGATCTAAAACCCGAGACCAGTTGGAACATGGAGCTTGGATTCAAACAGGGGTTCAAATTGGGTAAGTTCTTCGGCTATTTCGATTTTGTGGGATTCTGGCAGGAATACCAGAACACGGTTCAGTTCGTGATGGGACGTTATGACCCGAATGTGATTCTTCCAGGATTCAAATTCCTGAACACAGGAAGAACACGCGTCAGAGGAATTGAGACCTCTGTGATGGGCGGAGGACAGTTCACCAAATCATTCGGTATGAACCTGATCGTTGGATACGTTTATACACTTCCAGAAGCGGTAAACCCAGAGCAAGTGTTTTACACGGACACAACTGGAGGGACGTTGCAACAGTTCACGCATTACAGCACTTCCATCGATTCAACGAAAATCCTCAAGTACCGTTTTCAGCATTTGGTCAATTTGGATATCGAGTTCAAATACAGGAAGTGGGCGCTTGGATATACCTTCCGTTACTACAGCTACATGAAGAATGTGGACAAGATCCTTTACGCGCTTGACTCAAGTATCAAGGAAGCGTATGGCCCTGATCAATTCGACACAGGGATCATCAATTATCGTGGGGATCACGAGGCCACGGATTGGCAGAATCAGACTGACCCGAAGTACACCATTGCCGATAAACACCATGGCAATTACGTAATGGATGCGCGTTTGAGCTTCCAAGTGAATGAGTGGCTGAAGGCAGCATTCATTGTCAATAATATGCTCAACCGTTCTTACTCGCTTCGCCCATTGAAGATGGAACAGCCGAGAACTGCAAGTATTCAGTTTACGGTTAAAGTTTAA
- a CDS encoding fatty acid desaturase, with protein sequence MNVNANDFLTKEEIRELLQKSDWKAALEIADTWFWIVVAFAIAGIWPNPFTIILSLFMFGGKQLACAIIMHDTSHYAQFKTKRANEIAGNLFGGFPIFLDVQRYRPYHLSHHSHTGEDIDPDIDLTKGYPAGSRSLVRKIFRDLIGLTGVKILFALIMIQSGLWRFNLGGRVERIPKEERKGIGHVFIFFRNMSGPIVVNFAMWAALWATGNGWLYLLWVGAYFTTYQFCLRIRSIAEHSVVPDRNDNMKNTRTTYANFVERMLFAPHHVNYHAEHHLLMTVPSYNLPKMHRLLKERGYFDNGLLEPNYLRIIKLAA encoded by the coding sequence ATGAACGTTAATGCAAACGATTTTCTGACCAAAGAAGAGATCCGAGAGCTCTTGCAGAAATCGGATTGGAAGGCTGCGCTGGAAATAGCCGACACTTGGTTTTGGATCGTTGTGGCTTTCGCAATTGCTGGAATCTGGCCAAATCCGTTCACTATTATCCTTTCGCTGTTCATGTTTGGAGGAAAGCAGTTGGCGTGCGCCATCATCATGCACGACACTTCGCATTACGCACAGTTCAAAACGAAACGCGCCAACGAGATCGCTGGAAACCTTTTCGGTGGCTTTCCCATTTTCCTGGACGTGCAGCGTTACCGCCCCTATCACCTATCGCACCATTCTCATACGGGCGAGGACATCGACCCGGACATTGATCTGACCAAGGGTTATCCAGCTGGAAGCAGAAGCCTTGTACGAAAGATTTTTCGTGATCTGATCGGACTTACTGGGGTCAAGATCCTTTTTGCGTTGATCATGATTCAATCTGGTCTGTGGCGATTCAACTTGGGCGGAAGAGTTGAACGCATTCCGAAAGAGGAACGAAAAGGAATTGGACATGTGTTCATCTTTTTCAGAAATATGTCAGGCCCGATAGTGGTCAATTTTGCAATGTGGGCAGCACTTTGGGCAACAGGAAACGGTTGGCTTTATCTGCTTTGGGTCGGAGCTTATTTCACTACCTATCAGTTCTGTTTGCGCATCCGCTCCATTGCGGAGCACAGCGTTGTTCCAGACAGGAATGATAATATGAAGAACACGCGCACCACGTATGCCAATTTCGTGGAGCGAATGCTGTTTGCTCCGCACCATGTCAACTATCATGCGGAGCATCACCTGCTTATGACCGTACCCAGCTACAATCTGCCAAAGATGCATCGACTGTTGAAAGAACGCGGCTACTTCGACAATGGCCTGCTGGAACCGAATTACCTGAGAATCATAAAGCTTGCAGCATAA
- a CDS encoding tetratricopeptide repeat protein, translating to MKRLVFLLMMVIASTTWAQDADVLFGKAENLFANGDYQNAANLYTKVLAGDPENMNAYLRRGFCNSVLKKYDEAIADFSVVIDKHSDHPFAYISRGSAYNKTEDFKSALIDFDKALALDPENQEAYNNRGWAKNGMGLYKEACADWKKSKQLGNEEAKIILKNNHCK from the coding sequence ATGAAACGATTGGTTTTTCTTTTAATGATGGTGATTGCCAGCACCACATGGGCGCAGGATGCGGATGTACTGTTCGGCAAAGCCGAGAATCTGTTTGCAAATGGCGACTATCAGAACGCAGCCAACCTCTATACGAAGGTTCTCGCTGGGGACCCAGAGAATATGAACGCCTATTTGAGACGAGGATTTTGCAATTCCGTGCTCAAAAAATATGACGAGGCCATTGCCGATTTCTCGGTAGTGATCGATAAGCATTCTGATCATCCATTTGCTTATATAAGTCGTGGAAGTGCCTACAACAAGACGGAGGATTTCAAATCGGCACTCATCGATTTTGATAAGGCATTAGCGCTTGATCCCGAAAATCAGGAAGCGTACAATAACCGTGGTTGGGCAAAAAATGGGATGGGACTTTATAAAGAAGCCTGTGCCGACTGGAAAAAATCGAAGCAGCTTGGCAATGAAGAAGCCAAGATCATCCTAAAGAACAATCATTGTAAATAA
- a CDS encoding DUF4442 domain-containing protein — MLNEIQKANLRFKLVGLFKIRLIGFVQAKLVEYTEDKTVVRIPLNRRTRNHLNSMYFGALATGADVTGAWIAFDYLAKTKKNVSVVFKNLNAEFLTRADGDVYFTCLDGKKVLSAFNETIQDGERKNVSIQVVATVPSKHGAEPVAKFDLTISMRYKPRK, encoded by the coding sequence ATGCTGAATGAAATTCAAAAGGCCAACCTGAGATTCAAACTGGTTGGCCTTTTTAAAATCCGTCTTATCGGTTTTGTGCAAGCAAAACTGGTGGAATACACAGAAGACAAAACGGTGGTACGTATTCCGCTGAATCGCAGAACACGCAACCACCTGAACAGCATGTATTTCGGTGCGCTTGCCACAGGTGCAGATGTTACGGGGGCTTGGATCGCATTCGATTACTTGGCCAAAACCAAGAAGAATGTTTCTGTTGTGTTCAAGAATCTGAATGCGGAATTCCTCACGCGTGCCGATGGTGATGTTTATTTCACCTGTTTAGATGGCAAGAAAGTGCTGTCAGCATTTAACGAGACCATCCAAGATGGCGAACGGAAGAACGTTTCCATTCAAGTGGTGGCAACGGTTCCTTCAAAACACGGGGCTGAACCTGTGGCCAAATTCGATCTGACCATCAGTATGCGGTATAAACCGCGTAAATGA